The genomic region GTCATCGTGACACCGGCACTGGGACCGTCCTTGGGGACCGCGCCCGCCGGGAAGTGGATGTGCACGCCCCGGTCCTTCAGGTCACCCACCGGCAGTTCCAGCTCGGCACCGCGGGAGCGCAGGAAGCTCAGCGCGATCTGCGCGGACTCCTTCATCACGTCCCCCAGCTGACCGGTCAGGGTCAGCCCGGCCGCGCCCGTCTCCGGGTCGGCCAGCGACGCCTCGACGTACAGCACGTCACCGCCGGCGCCCGTCACCGCGAGGCCCGTCGCCACGCCCGGCACAGAGGTCCGGCGCTCGGCCGGGTCCTGGGCGGACTCGGGCACGTGGTGCGGCCGTCCGATCAGAGAGCGCAGGTCCTCGTCCCGGACGGTGAACGGCAGTTCCCGCTCACCCAGTTCGTGCTGGGCCGCGACCTTGCGCAGCAGCCGTGCGATCGACCGCTCCAGGTTGCGGACGCCCGCCTCGCGCGTGTACTCACCGGCGAGCTTGCGCAGCGCGCCCTCCTCGATGGCCACTTCGGCCTTGTCGAGTCCGGCCCGCTCCAGCTGGCGCGGCAGCAGGTGGTCGCGGGCGATGACGACCTTCTCGTCCTCGGTGTAGCCGTCCAGGCGGACGATCTCCATCCGGTCGGCCAGCGCCTCCGGGATCGCCTCCAGGACGTTGGCGGTGGCGAGGAACACGACGTCCGACAGGTCCAGCTCGACCTCCAGGTAGTGGTCCCGGAAGGTGTGGTTCTGCGCCGGGTCGAGCACTTCGAGCAGGGCCGCGGCCGGGTCGCCCCGGAAGTCCGAGCCCACCTTGTCGATCTCGTCGAGCAGCACGACCGGGTTCATCGACCCGGCCTCCTTGATGGCGCGGACGACCCGGCCGGGCAGGGCACCGACGTACGTACGCCGGTGACCGCGGATCTCGGCCTCGTCACGGACACCGCCCAGGGCCACCCGCACGAACTTGCGCCCCATCGCGTGGGCGACGGACTCCCCCAGGCTGGTCTTGCCGACGCCGGGCGGCCCCACGAGTGCGAGCACGGCTCCGCCGCGCCGCCCGCCGACCACGCCCAGCCCCCGCTCGGTACGCCGCTTGCGCACCGCCAGGTACTCGGTGATCCGCTCCTTCACGTCCTCCAGGCCGGAGTGCTCGGCGTCGAGGACGGCCTGGGCGCCCTGGATGTCGTACGCGTCCTCGGTGCGCTCGTTCCACGGCATCTCCAGGACCGTGTCGAGCCAGGTGCGGATCCAGGAGCCCTCGGGCGACTGGTCGGAGGACCGCTCCAGCTTGTCGACCTCCTTGAGCGCGGCCTCCCGGACCTTCTCGGGCAGGTCGGCGGCCTCCACCCGGGTTCGGTAGTCGTCGGACTCCTCGCCCTCCTGGTCGCCGTTCAGCTCGCGCAGCTCCTTGCGGACCGCTTCCAGCTGGCGCCGCAGCAGGAACTCGCGCTGCTGCTTGTCGACGCCTTCCTGGACGTCCTTGGCGATGGACTCGGCCACGTCCTGCTCGGCGAGGTGGTCGCGCAGTTGCTGGGTGGCGAGCTTCAGCCGGGCCACCGGGTCGGCGGTCTCCAGCAGCTCGACCTTCTGATCGGTGGTCAGGAAGGGCGAGTAGCCGGAGTTGTCGGCGAGCGCCGAGACGTCGTCGATGGCCTGCACCCGGTCGACGACCTGCCAGGCACCGCGCTTGCGCAGCCAGGCGGTGGCGAGGGCCTTGTACTCCTTGACCAGTTCGGCGACCTGCCCGGGCAGCGGCTCCGGGACGGATTCGTCGACGCTGCTGCCCTCGACCCAGAGGGCCGCGCCAGGACCCGTGGTCCCCGCACCGATCCTCACCCGGCCCCGGCCGCGGATCAGCGCGCCCGGATCGCCGTCGGCCAGCCGGCCCACCTGCTCGACGGTGCCGAGGACACCGGTGTTGGCGTACGTGCCGTCGATGCGTGGCACCAGGAGTACCCGGGGCTTTCCGGGTGTTGTCCGAGCAGCGGCCTGGGCGGCCTCCACCGCGGCACGGACCTCGGAGTCGCTCAGGTCCAGCGGGACCACCATCCCGGGCAGGACGACCTCGTCGTCGAGCGGCAGCACGGGCAGGGTGAGCGGTGTGGACGTCGAAGCCATGATCTCCCCTTCGGCAGTCAAGTTGAGCTATGCCGACTCAATGCACGGGAGGCGCCGGATGTTCCCCGCCCACCGTTCGCTGTGAGCGATCGACCGTGACACCAGGCGCGGCCGGAGTCGTAGGGTCGAGGATGTAACAGATCAATACCGTAAGAGCCTCTTACCAAGGAGCGGCGTGGACAGGACCGTGCGGGCGTGGGTGGACGGGTGGATCGTGTCGCGCGGGGCGGCTCCGCCCGTGGCCGAGCCATGGGGCTGCACGATCGACGTGGGGACGAACGGCCACGTCACACGACACGTGTTCGGCGCGACCGGCGACGACCTCGACGAGACGTCCGTCCGCAAGGTGGCCGGCGCGGTGACCGGGGACGGGGTGTGGCTGAAGGCGTTCCGGCACCCGTCCGTGGTCGCCGGTTGGCTCGACGACAGCTGGTGGATCGACCCCGAGCCCGGCTATCTGATGACGGTCCCGCTGGCCCCGGGAAGTGCCCCGGACGTGCCCGACGGCTACCGGCTGCGCAGCTGGTCGCGCGGCGGGGTGACGCGTGTGATGGTGGCAGCCCCGGACGGTTCGCTGGCGGCACGTGGCCAGATGGCCCCGACGGGCGCCACCGCCGTCGCCGACCAGATCGAGACGGCCCCGGAGCATCGCCGCAGGGGACTCGGCAGCCTCGTCATGCGGACGTTGCAGAGCGCCGCCGTGCGGCAAGGGGCACAGACCGGGGTCCTCGCCGGTACGCCCGCGGGGCGAGGGCTCTACGAGGCGCTGGGCTGGGAGGTGGTGGCCCCGCTCACCAGCGCGAAGCACTGCCCGCGGGCCTGAACGAGCTCGCCTTCAGGCCCGGGCCGGTCCGGGTGAGCCGGCGCCTCAGCCCCGGACCGGACCGATCGAGCCGACGCGCCTCCTCCGCCACCGCCGGACCACCGGCCAGGTCGCGACACCGATGGCCAGGGCGATCAGATGCCCCCAGTTCGTCATCGGGTCGGTGAGGTCGAGCAGGTCCTGGAGCAGCATCCCGCCGAAGCCGGCCAGCAGCGGCACGCGCAGCCAGAGCGGCAGCAGCCCGGCCAGGGCGCCGGTGCCGGCGGCGACACCGAAGCTGACGCCGTAGTCGAGGCGGTGCAGCGAACTCTCGGGGAGCTGCCCCGCCAGCACCGCGAGCCCGACCGGGACCTCGGTCGCCAGGGTGGCGAGGACGTGCCCGAGCAGGAAGACACCGGCCGTGCGCAGGCCGCCGATCCGCCGTTCCAGCGCGGTCAGCACGAGCACGAACCCGATCGCGAACGGCGAGGCCACTCCGCCCGCGAGCCACAGCGCACTGCCGATCAGCACCAGCTCCGGCGTCCGCACCAGGTGCGCCACATCCGTACTGGACCCCTGGAGCAGGGCGTGCACCAGGGCGGGGTCCGCGTACGCGGAGAACAGCGAGGTCAGGCAGAGGACGATCCCGTACCCGAACGTGAACGGCGTACCCGTGGGAGTGGGGAGCAGCCGCCAGACCCCCGGCACCCGAAGCCGAGGTCTCTTCACCGCCGTGGGCTCTCGTACGCCCGGACCCACGGTCGCGCACGGCACTCCACCGCCGGACCGCTGCCGCGGCACCCCGTCCAGCAGCGCCGACACGTCGGAAACCGGCGCGCCCGAAGGCGCCGGCGTGGCCGTCTCGTCGGCCGGCGCGGTGCGATCCACGGCGGGCGCTCCTTCCGTCAGGTCCCACACTTCGCGCACCTGCGCCCCCTGTCTGTGACGGGCGCCACGCGAGAGCCGATTCACAGCAACCCGACAGCCGCGCACCGCGCCCCCCTCCGGCCTACCCGTAATGCTTGGCGCCGGACACCCCTCACCTGCCAAGATGCTCGGATGCCCACCTCGAACGACACCCCCCACGTGCTGGACCGTCGCGAGGGCCCGCACGGCGAGGTCGTGCTGCGACGGCACGGCGACCGGCTGGAGATCATCGCGAACGGCTGTTTCCTGATGGACACCTCCGACGGCCGCTCGGAGCGGCGGCTCGTCGACGCGGCCCTGGACGCCCTGACCGGCCGGGACCACCCGGACGTGCTGATCGGCGGGCTCGGCGTCGGCTTCTCCCTCGCCCACGCGGCGGCGAACCCGCGCTGGGGAGGGATCACGGTCGTGGAACGCGAGCGCGCGATTGTCGAATGGCACCTCGACGGCCCGCTCTCCGCGTTCTCCGCCGAGGCCCTCGCCGACCCCCGCACTGAAATCGTCGAAGCCGATCTCGTGGCCTACGTCAATGAGACATCCGCCACGTACGACGCCCTGTGCCTCGACATCGACAACGGGCCCGGCTGGACCGTCACGGAGGGCAACGAAAATCTCTACGGCAAGGCCGGACTGGCAAGCTGCGCAAGGGTGTTGAGACCCGGCGGGGTGCTCGCCGTCTGGTCCGCCCAGCCCTCTCCGGAATTCGAAGAAACCTTGTGGAATGCCGGGTTCCAACAGGTGCGTACCGAAGAGATCCCGGTTGCCCGGGGCGTTCCGGACGTCGTGCACCTCGGCATCAGCCCTGGATAGCAAAGGTGTGCTGACTCCCCGTACGCTGCTCCTCTGACGCCGATCATTCAAGCG from Streptomyces chartreusis NRRL 3882 harbors:
- the lon gene encoding endopeptidase La, which encodes MASTSTPLTLPVLPLDDEVVLPGMVVPLDLSDSEVRAAVEAAQAAARTTPGKPRVLLVPRIDGTYANTGVLGTVEQVGRLADGDPGALIRGRGRVRIGAGTTGPGAALWVEGSSVDESVPEPLPGQVAELVKEYKALATAWLRKRGAWQVVDRVQAIDDVSALADNSGYSPFLTTDQKVELLETADPVARLKLATQQLRDHLAEQDVAESIAKDVQEGVDKQQREFLLRRQLEAVRKELRELNGDQEGEESDDYRTRVEAADLPEKVREAALKEVDKLERSSDQSPEGSWIRTWLDTVLEMPWNERTEDAYDIQGAQAVLDAEHSGLEDVKERITEYLAVRKRRTERGLGVVGGRRGGAVLALVGPPGVGKTSLGESVAHAMGRKFVRVALGGVRDEAEIRGHRRTYVGALPGRVVRAIKEAGSMNPVVLLDEIDKVGSDFRGDPAAALLEVLDPAQNHTFRDHYLEVELDLSDVVFLATANVLEAIPEALADRMEIVRLDGYTEDEKVVIARDHLLPRQLERAGLDKAEVAIEEGALRKLAGEYTREAGVRNLERSIARLLRKVAAQHELGERELPFTVRDEDLRSLIGRPHHVPESAQDPAERRTSVPGVATGLAVTGAGGDVLYVEASLADPETGAAGLTLTGQLGDVMKESAQIALSFLRSRGAELELPVGDLKDRGVHIHFPAGAVPKDGPSAGVTMTTALASLLSGRLVRTDVAMTGEVSLTGRVLPIGGVKQKLLAAHRAGVTTVIIPKRNEPDLDDVPAEVLDKLDVHTVTDVRQVLELALAPATADAAPEVPVAA
- a CDS encoding GNAT family N-acetyltransferase, producing MDRTVRAWVDGWIVSRGAAPPVAEPWGCTIDVGTNGHVTRHVFGATGDDLDETSVRKVAGAVTGDGVWLKAFRHPSVVAGWLDDSWWIDPEPGYLMTVPLAPGSAPDVPDGYRLRSWSRGGVTRVMVAAPDGSLAARGQMAPTGATAVADQIETAPEHRRRGLGSLVMRTLQSAAVRQGAQTGVLAGTPAGRGLYEALGWEVVAPLTSAKHCPRA
- a CDS encoding rhomboid-like protein; translation: MDRTAPADETATPAPSGAPVSDVSALLDGVPRQRSGGGVPCATVGPGVREPTAVKRPRLRVPGVWRLLPTPTGTPFTFGYGIVLCLTSLFSAYADPALVHALLQGSSTDVAHLVRTPELVLIGSALWLAGGVASPFAIGFVLVLTALERRIGGLRTAGVFLLGHVLATLATEVPVGLAVLAGQLPESSLHRLDYGVSFGVAAGTGALAGLLPLWLRVPLLAGFGGMLLQDLLDLTDPMTNWGHLIALAIGVATWPVVRRWRRRRVGSIGPVRG
- a CDS encoding spermidine synthase, whose translation is MPTSNDTPHVLDRREGPHGEVVLRRHGDRLEIIANGCFLMDTSDGRSERRLVDAALDALTGRDHPDVLIGGLGVGFSLAHAAANPRWGGITVVERERAIVEWHLDGPLSAFSAEALADPRTEIVEADLVAYVNETSATYDALCLDIDNGPGWTVTEGNENLYGKAGLASCARVLRPGGVLAVWSAQPSPEFEETLWNAGFQQVRTEEIPVARGVPDVVHLGISPG